One Ammoniphilus sp. CFH 90114 genomic window carries:
- a CDS encoding class I SAM-dependent methyltransferase: MNLKNRWVESLLKKVDGLEGWLLGLEPFFLLHLPMMVDHLPGALVEIGSYKGKSTAALALGSQVLSFKKRPVYAIDPFTPHIEYQFTLYNQDYYQDFLSNIQALGLSDHVIPIKKYSNQAYKDCPPTIAGLFVDGDHTYQGVMHDIEHYASRVVPGGLIAFHDYDRIEVKEAVDEICDNVNYEHCCDYRCIRVVRKLS, encoded by the coding sequence ATGAATTTAAAGAATCGTTGGGTAGAGAGTCTTCTAAAAAAAGTTGATGGCCTTGAAGGATGGTTGTTGGGACTTGAGCCTTTTTTTCTACTTCATCTTCCTATGATGGTTGATCACTTGCCAGGCGCATTGGTTGAAATTGGATCGTATAAAGGAAAAAGCACCGCAGCTTTAGCTCTGGGCAGCCAAGTTCTTAGTTTTAAGAAACGACCGGTGTATGCAATAGATCCTTTTACACCTCATATAGAATACCAATTTACACTATATAATCAGGATTATTATCAAGATTTTCTTAGTAATATACAAGCACTGGGTTTATCGGATCATGTCATACCTATTAAAAAATATAGTAATCAGGCGTACAAGGATTGCCCACCTACCATAGCAGGTCTTTTTGTGGATGGGGATCATACCTACCAAGGTGTAATGCATGATATTGAACATTATGCTTCTCGAGTTGTTCCAGGAGGGTTAATAGCCTTCCATGATTATGATCGTATCGAAGTGAAAGAAGCAGTGGATGAAATTTGCGATAACGTGAATTATGAACATTGCTGTGACTATCGTTGTATCCGAGTTGTACGTAAGCTAAGTTAG
- a CDS encoding glycosyltransferase, which translates to MKKWRNTDQIIVMSDLSQNNPMDSDYWYLNRNSINAYREMAIKINQSDISVVSLQHEFGIFGGKRGHYILEFIKHLKKPLITTFHTVRPNLPPSYLRLLKEISLRSEAVIVISQSNAQFLHQKLFIPKQKIFCIPHGSPQPLNQDRDHIRKELNWAGKRVILSFGLLRPGKGMKFAIECLPDVVKAMPNTEYYIVGETHPAIKKRRGEGYRKKLQRTINRLGLKNHVFLINQYLKEKDLIRYIPASDLIIVPYPNLHRNSSGVLSYAVSMGKPLLATPFSYAKEVLGKHKELMLPYGDHTLWSKKLISILSDPLTLNLWRDRIRKTGESLHWPQIAAQHIQVFEQIHSGHV; encoded by the coding sequence GTGAAAAAATGGAGAAATACTGACCAAATCATTGTTATGTCAGACCTCTCCCAAAACAATCCTATGGATTCTGATTATTGGTACCTGAATCGAAATTCTATAAATGCTTATAGAGAAATGGCCATCAAAATCAATCAAAGCGATATTTCAGTAGTATCTTTACAGCATGAATTTGGCATATTTGGTGGTAAAAGGGGGCACTACATTTTAGAATTCATTAAACACCTGAAAAAGCCCCTTATAACAACATTCCACACAGTAAGGCCTAATTTGCCCCCATCTTATTTACGACTTCTTAAGGAGATCAGCTTACGAAGTGAAGCGGTCATCGTCATTTCCCAATCCAATGCTCAATTCTTACACCAAAAGCTATTCATTCCAAAACAAAAGATATTTTGCATTCCGCACGGCTCTCCACAACCTCTCAACCAGGATCGTGATCATATTAGAAAAGAATTGAATTGGGCTGGAAAAAGAGTGATTCTTTCTTTTGGTCTCTTGAGACCAGGGAAAGGAATGAAATTTGCTATTGAGTGTCTGCCTGATGTAGTAAAAGCCATGCCAAATACAGAATATTACATCGTGGGTGAGACTCATCCAGCTATTAAAAAGCGGAGAGGTGAAGGTTATCGAAAGAAACTTCAAAGAACAATTAACCGCTTAGGTTTGAAAAACCATGTCTTCTTAATCAATCAATATTTAAAAGAAAAAGACTTGATCAGGTATATTCCGGCAAGTGACTTAATCATCGTTCCTTACCCTAATCTCCATCGCAATAGCAGCGGAGTTCTCTCGTATGCGGTGAGCATGGGAAAACCTCTCCTTGCTACTCCCTTCTCCTATGCAAAGGAAGTACTTGGCAAACATAAGGAACTAATGCTCCCCTATGGTGATCATACCCTTTGGTCAAAGAAATTAATCTCCATTTTATCAGACCCTCTCACCCTGAATCTTTGGAGAGACAGAATTCGCAAAACGGGTGAATCATTACATTGGCCACAAATCGCAGCCCAGCATATACAAGTTTTTGAACAAATACACTCGGGACATGTTTAA
- a CDS encoding DUF6492 family protein: protein MNKRKEVIELNNERLKGSNVKIDVFIPVIEKDIMVLPSVIDGIRSHVMHPIGKFYIISPESELIKEWCRKKKCTFIDENTVLPITKQEAGSGWIYQQLLKLNADKICLNKHILVADADTIFIAPHAFIRGKKTIFYCAKNYWDYPPIFDHFANLTGLQAVAPISLINHYMLFSKKRLMKLKRRIESIHGKPWYQAVLDTIDPTAYCPISEFEIYGNYMLAKHPSKVILAKGKNRERRSSDFYKLHTLNFNKLSKKFNSISFHNRG from the coding sequence ATGAACAAAAGGAAAGAAGTAATAGAACTTAACAACGAGCGTTTAAAAGGAAGCAATGTGAAAATCGACGTTTTCATACCTGTCATTGAGAAGGACATCATGGTTCTCCCGTCTGTTATCGACGGCATTAGAAGTCATGTTATGCATCCCATAGGGAAATTCTATATCATATCCCCAGAAAGTGAACTCATTAAAGAATGGTGTAGGAAGAAGAAGTGTACGTTCATTGATGAAAATACCGTGCTGCCTATTACCAAGCAAGAAGCTGGTTCAGGATGGATATATCAACAGTTGCTAAAATTAAACGCTGACAAAATATGCTTGAATAAGCATATCTTAGTTGCTGATGCGGATACCATTTTTATAGCTCCTCACGCTTTCATCCGAGGAAAGAAGACTATTTTTTACTGTGCAAAAAACTATTGGGATTATCCACCCATATTCGATCATTTTGCCAATTTAACAGGGCTGCAAGCGGTTGCCCCCATTTCATTAATTAATCATTATATGCTCTTCAGCAAAAAGCGACTCATGAAATTAAAAAGGAGAATAGAATCTATCCATGGTAAGCCGTGGTATCAGGCAGTACTAGATACGATCGACCCAACCGCCTATTGTCCAATTTCCGAATTTGAAATATACGGAAATTACATGCTAGCTAAGCATCCTTCAAAAGTTATTCTAGCCAAGGGGAAAAATCGCGAGCGCAGAAGCAGTGATTTTTACAAATTGCATACTTTAAACTTTAACAAGTTGTCCAAAAAGTTCAATAGCATCTCCTTTCATAATCGAGGATAA
- a CDS encoding sugar phosphate nucleotidyltransferase gives MRLIGIIPAAGLGSRLQPLPFSKELYPAGFQTVNGNLRVSPISLHLIKSLQQAKVNHVFFVINPQKTDIPRYYLNGKELGMNFSYLYQPKQKGMVDALAQVTSWIWGDDDTLLLFGMPDTYFQPPSLFEKMIEVMKNNQDLHVVLGVFPTSSWWKLGMVRFKEQENGIGHVLDIHDKPKVKPKTKFAWGTAVWRLSFQQYLTRCQDEYKGENELVLGDVFMRAKTDGMKIGCVVGKEYEDLGTLEDLMKFMKRMSKGQKGDQ, from the coding sequence TTGAGATTAATAGGGATTATTCCTGCAGCGGGATTGGGGAGTAGGCTACAGCCTCTACCCTTTTCAAAAGAGTTATATCCTGCAGGATTTCAGACTGTTAATGGAAACTTAAGAGTAAGCCCAATATCTCTTCATTTAATTAAATCCCTTCAACAGGCTAAGGTGAATCATGTATTTTTTGTAATTAATCCACAGAAAACGGATATTCCCCGCTATTATTTAAATGGAAAAGAGTTAGGTATGAACTTTTCTTATCTTTATCAGCCTAAGCAGAAAGGTATGGTAGATGCTCTTGCCCAAGTCACTTCTTGGATTTGGGGAGATGATGATACGTTACTGCTCTTCGGGATGCCTGATACTTATTTTCAACCTCCCAGTTTATTTGAAAAAATGATAGAGGTAATGAAAAATAATCAAGACCTTCATGTTGTATTGGGGGTGTTTCCAACCAGTTCCTGGTGGAAGTTGGGTATGGTCCGTTTTAAAGAACAGGAGAATGGTATCGGTCATGTCCTTGACATTCATGATAAACCAAAGGTAAAGCCGAAAACGAAATTCGCTTGGGGTACAGCGGTTTGGAGATTGTCTTTCCAGCAATATCTAACGCGCTGTCAAGATGAGTATAAAGGGGAAAATGAGCTTGTATTAGGTGACGTGTTTATGAGAGCTAAGACCGATGGCATGAAGATAGGTTGTGTTGTAGGAAAAGAGTATGAAGATTTGGGAACACTGGAAGATCTCATGAAATTTATGAAACGAATGAGTAAAGGACAGAAAGGGGATCAATAG
- a CDS encoding sugar phosphate nucleotidyltransferase produces MKLVLLSGGSGKRLWPLSNNSRSKQFLKVLRGPSGQFESMVQRIWRQLKSVGLQDAARISTGKSHIDILQNQLGDVPLIIEPECRDTFPAIALASTYLYSIERIPLDEIVCFMPADPYVGEEYYKSILKLEEYLIQLKADLALIGKTPDYAATNFGYIIPKSKGEGEEQSTPIPVRGFVEKPCADRAKELIDHGALWNCGVFAFKLGFILSLLEQKGLPKDYNQLLESYGKLPISSFDYEVVEKAQNIIAIPFNGSWFDLGTWSTLTAKMDSYVLGKGMVSSDSINTHLINELNLPVSVLGLTNTIVAVSPDGILVSEKSASDQIKQYVKDNKNRPMYEERRWGCYRVLEHIKTPNGNEVLTKRIKINQGKNISYQLHQKRNEVWTIISGDGEFAIDGKIYRVKPNDVLQIPVGVKHGIMAISNLEFIEVQLGSELIEEDIQRIYMTWEEVEQNCARD; encoded by the coding sequence ATGAAACTCGTTCTACTTTCTGGTGGTTCCGGTAAGAGGTTATGGCCCCTTTCTAACAATTCTAGATCCAAGCAATTCTTGAAAGTGTTAAGGGGGCCAAGCGGTCAATTTGAGTCTATGGTTCAAAGGATCTGGAGACAACTAAAGTCTGTTGGTTTACAGGATGCAGCAAGAATTAGTACAGGAAAATCTCATATCGATATCTTGCAAAATCAGTTGGGTGATGTCCCTCTTATTATTGAGCCTGAGTGCAGAGATACTTTTCCAGCAATAGCCTTAGCCTCCACTTATTTATATTCCATTGAGCGGATTCCATTAGATGAAATTGTTTGTTTTATGCCTGCAGATCCTTATGTAGGAGAAGAATATTATAAGTCGATCTTAAAGTTAGAAGAATACTTAATCCAATTAAAAGCTGATTTGGCTCTCATAGGTAAAACTCCTGACTATGCCGCAACGAATTTTGGCTATATTATTCCTAAGTCTAAAGGCGAGGGAGAAGAGCAGAGTACACCAATACCGGTACGTGGTTTTGTAGAGAAGCCGTGTGCAGACCGAGCAAAAGAACTCATTGACCATGGAGCATTGTGGAATTGTGGCGTTTTTGCATTCAAACTAGGGTTTATTCTATCTTTGCTTGAACAAAAGGGATTGCCAAAGGATTATAATCAATTGCTAGAGTCATATGGAAAGTTGCCTATTTCTAGTTTCGATTATGAAGTAGTAGAAAAAGCACAAAATATCATCGCCATTCCCTTTAATGGATCTTGGTTTGACTTAGGAACCTGGAGTACTTTAACCGCTAAAATGGATTCCTATGTATTAGGAAAGGGAATGGTGAGTTCAGACTCAATAAATACTCATCTGATAAATGAATTAAACTTGCCCGTATCGGTTTTGGGGTTAACAAATACTATTGTTGCTGTTAGTCCGGATGGAATTCTAGTATCTGAGAAATCAGCAAGTGATCAGATTAAGCAATATGTGAAGGACAATAAGAATAGGCCGATGTATGAAGAGCGGCGGTGGGGCTGCTACCGAGTATTGGAGCATATTAAGACGCCGAATGGAAATGAAGTACTAACTAAACGTATAAAAATTAATCAAGGAAAAAACATCAGCTATCAACTTCATCAGAAAAGAAACGAAGTTTGGACAATTATCTCAGGTGACGGGGAATTTGCAATAGATGGCAAGATCTACCGCGTAAAACCTAATGATGTACTTCAGATACCAGTAGGGGTGAAACATGGAATAATGGCCATTTCGAATCTAGAATTTATTGAGGTCCAATTAGGCAGTGAATTAATAGAAGAAGATATACAGAGAATTTATATGACTTGGGAGGAGGTTGAACAGAATTGCGCTAGAGATTAA
- a CDS encoding glycosyltransferase family 2 protein, which yields MRYSVIIPAYNRAEQLPLTLASFNLQTFSKEKFEVIVVDDGSTDQTKKVVKKFEASYPLIYSNTEKKSGRSYARNHGISLARGKYVIFCDADFIVIPEFLEIIHKYHKRYPKTVVSGIPGSWNRTYVQYYPEFTEKQKWEMHEVLKPLGLWQDTFWGSEKNIVSVLKPEDLYHRFHDIGKYVYKWSTGSREARKAYRETDVASWLLLVTRCVSIKKRDLLRVGCFEEKFIRYGLEDWELGYRLYQKGLSFVSIKKRVGFHQEHPRTLGEEGENLDINLRIIYQKFGFLDPELNLLSVSPPWKNTVRYKNKLRELRDYEAKGRIRQAHRLREKWRRKAIEFYNN from the coding sequence ATGAGGTATAGTGTTATTATCCCTGCATATAACCGCGCAGAACAATTACCTTTAACTCTAGCTTCGTTTAATCTACAAACCTTTTCGAAAGAAAAATTCGAGGTTATCGTTGTTGATGACGGATCAACGGATCAAACCAAGAAAGTAGTAAAGAAATTTGAAGCATCCTATCCATTAATTTATTCGAATACAGAAAAAAAATCGGGTAGATCTTATGCAAGGAATCATGGAATCTCTCTTGCAAGAGGTAAATATGTTATTTTTTGTGATGCAGACTTTATCGTAATTCCAGAGTTTCTTGAGATCATTCACAAATATCACAAGAGATACCCTAAAACTGTGGTATCAGGAATTCCTGGTTCGTGGAATAGAACTTATGTCCAGTATTATCCGGAGTTTACAGAGAAGCAAAAATGGGAAATGCATGAAGTTCTAAAGCCACTTGGTCTTTGGCAGGATACTTTTTGGGGCTCAGAAAAGAATATTGTATCTGTTCTAAAACCGGAGGACTTATACCATCGCTTTCATGATATTGGAAAATACGTTTATAAATGGTCAACAGGAAGTCGCGAAGCAAGGAAAGCCTATAGAGAAACAGATGTGGCATCATGGCTTTTATTAGTGACACGATGCGTCTCTATAAAGAAAAGGGATTTGCTACGTGTAGGTTGTTTTGAGGAGAAGTTTATTAGATATGGATTAGAGGACTGGGAATTAGGCTACCGCTTGTATCAGAAGGGGTTATCTTTTGTAAGTATCAAGAAAAGGGTAGGGTTTCATCAAGAACATCCGAGGACATTAGGAGAAGAAGGGGAGAACTTGGATATTAACCTTCGAATTATATATCAAAAATTTGGCTTTTTAGATCCAGAGCTTAATTTGCTCTCTGTGTCTCCTCCTTGGAAAAATACAGTACGATATAAAAATAAATTACGAGAGCTGAGGGACTATGAGGCTAAGGGAAGAATTAGGCAGGCTCATCGTTTGCGCGAAAAATGGAGAAGGAAGGCGATAGAATTCTATAATAATTGA
- a CDS encoding glycosyltransferase family 2 protein: MTPKISVVLTTYNSKERLRYALESYRYQTYPNFEVVIVDDGSQDGTKQWFERKTWDFEVKYIFNNPNKGRAGARNAGIEAAGGDVILFSDSDMIVERDFIERHANYHRKSKYAVVCGSFWQSVYSYLYQDFKPHTFRLVKSLVQDRPKLRKRYSSAKEKLQFKRYTRLLKEKEVSRMKNSPLLHFDTDISRYFAPYGNHPYFFIWVFFVVMNVSVRKKHLRKIGGFDEKFVGYGCEDTDVGYRLWKERLKFIVDPTLRNYHQEHVRNMSKQNDDLRRNIEYMVNKHQSPELALCHCVSIGKEQKKSDFLFQREQLLSDGIISKEFSCQLDKLIWRCAKVKFPGLNLLPPNAAPLDEGLFWTELNKVKRKKKYQLFAKYVNQLYSSVK, encoded by the coding sequence ATGACACCCAAAATAAGTGTAGTGTTAACGACTTACAATTCGAAGGAGAGGCTGCGTTATGCGCTTGAGTCCTATCGTTATCAAACCTATCCGAACTTTGAAGTCGTTATTGTGGACGATGGATCTCAGGATGGTACGAAGCAGTGGTTCGAACGGAAGACTTGGGATTTTGAAGTAAAATATATTTTTAACAACCCTAATAAAGGCCGGGCAGGGGCACGCAATGCGGGGATTGAAGCTGCTGGTGGGGACGTGATTCTTTTTAGTGACAGCGATATGATCGTTGAAAGGGATTTTATTGAACGACATGCAAATTATCATAGGAAGTCCAAATATGCAGTCGTTTGCGGGTCTTTCTGGCAATCCGTTTATTCTTATCTCTATCAAGACTTTAAGCCTCATACCTTTCGCCTAGTAAAGTCTCTTGTGCAAGATAGGCCTAAACTGAGGAAAAGGTACTCTTCTGCAAAGGAAAAACTCCAATTTAAGCGCTACACTCGCCTTCTTAAGGAAAAGGAAGTCAGTAGAATGAAGAATTCCCCACTGCTTCATTTCGATACGGATATTTCAAGATACTTTGCTCCCTATGGTAATCATCCCTATTTTTTTATCTGGGTATTTTTTGTAGTCATGAACGTATCGGTTAGGAAAAAGCACCTTAGGAAAATAGGGGGCTTCGACGAAAAATTTGTCGGATATGGCTGCGAGGATACTGACGTTGGCTATCGCTTGTGGAAAGAGCGGTTAAAATTTATCGTAGACCCAACCCTTAGAAATTATCATCAGGAACACGTACGAAATATGAGCAAACAGAACGATGATTTGAGGCGCAATATAGAGTATATGGTTAATAAGCACCAATCCCCAGAACTGGCACTTTGCCACTGCGTCTCGATTGGAAAAGAGCAAAAGAAAAGCGACTTTTTGTTTCAACGGGAACAGTTGCTCTCCGATGGAATCATTTCAAAAGAGTTTAGCTGTCAACTAGACAAATTGATTTGGAGGTGTGCAAAAGTTAAATTTCCGGGTTTGAATTTGCTTCCACCTAATGCTGCCCCCTTAGATGAAGGATTATTCTGGACAGAATTAAATAAAGTGAAGCGAAAGAAAAAATATCAGTTGTTTGCTAAGTATGTAAACCAGTTATATTCCAGTGTGAAGTGA
- a CDS encoding glycosyltransferase family 2 protein, which translates to MSIDVSIVIPSYNRYPLNKLTLYALSKQDYDLSKFEVLLIDDASTDRTPKLKETTLPYPFQYIRNPRNLGLAPSRNVGIQHARGEIIVFLDAEVIVDPNFVRLHFNNHQTHERAVVTGGSINLIYSFLFPDFQDWQWKSLQNFMKTSEHFSKRVKNMVGRDVTHKELPRVIKELSSPLKLLRRADVKNFQSIQRLSKPRSYEKKLFEQLGYSSDGCRLSWLFCIGLNHSVRRSFIDIAGLYDDQFQGWGLEDYEFGYRLSNAGAHYIADPRIHLYHQEHPIKLSIKEEQARNMIFFQQKHPVMDVCIISLQYIGITDFRYMEKVLQEYHALSVDYPNQFNIFKGSILHMLQAIPIKICEDNWRVTNLLSSFVSQNGEIQEKRMIFKERNVVHLYGKYDCLVEVFDKLVSFEEGESTINEFKESLGRESSKKS; encoded by the coding sequence ATGAGCATTGATGTCAGTATTGTCATTCCTTCTTACAATCGATACCCTTTAAATAAACTAACTTTATATGCCCTATCCAAGCAGGATTATGACTTATCCAAGTTTGAAGTATTATTGATTGATGATGCCTCCACGGACAGAACCCCCAAATTAAAGGAAACGACTCTACCTTATCCCTTTCAATATATAAGAAATCCACGAAATCTAGGGCTTGCCCCTTCCAGAAATGTTGGTATTCAGCATGCTAGGGGAGAGATTATTGTTTTTTTGGACGCTGAAGTCATTGTGGATCCTAACTTTGTCAGACTACACTTCAATAATCATCAAACCCATGAGAGAGCCGTTGTAACAGGGGGAAGTATCAATCTTATATACAGCTTTCTTTTCCCTGATTTTCAAGACTGGCAATGGAAGAGTCTTCAAAACTTTATGAAGACGAGCGAACATTTCAGTAAGAGAGTTAAGAATATGGTGGGAAGAGATGTAACCCATAAAGAACTTCCTCGGGTAATAAAAGAACTTTCCAGCCCTCTTAAATTGCTACGGAGAGCTGATGTGAAAAACTTTCAATCCATTCAGAGACTGAGCAAGCCTAGAAGTTATGAAAAAAAACTATTTGAACAATTGGGATACAGCAGCGATGGCTGCCGCTTATCTTGGCTATTCTGTATAGGGCTCAACCACTCCGTCAGAAGATCCTTTATCGATATCGCGGGATTATATGATGACCAATTCCAGGGTTGGGGCTTGGAGGACTATGAATTTGGCTATCGGTTATCTAATGCAGGAGCGCATTATATTGCTGACCCTCGTATTCATTTATACCATCAAGAGCATCCAATTAAACTAAGTATAAAGGAAGAGCAAGCAAGAAACATGATTTTTTTCCAGCAGAAACATCCAGTGATGGATGTCTGCATTATATCCTTACAATATATTGGTATCACTGACTTCAGGTATATGGAAAAAGTACTGCAAGAATATCACGCTTTATCCGTTGACTATCCAAACCAATTTAATATATTTAAAGGGTCGATTTTACACATGCTCCAAGCCATCCCAATTAAAATCTGTGAGGACAATTGGCGAGTTACTAATTTATTATCATCATTCGTAAGTCAAAATGGAGAAATCCAAGAGAAAAGAATGATTTTTAAAGAACGAAACGTCGTTCATTTATACGGCAAATACGATTGTCTGGTAGAAGTATTTGATAAGTTAGTTTCATTTGAGGAAGGAGAGAGCACCATAAATGAATTTAAAGAATCGTTGGGTAGAGAGTCTTCTAAAAAAAGTTGA
- a CDS encoding DUF6492 family protein, whose translation MIEQSRPIWSNIKLDVLIPVHTKDLVTLPYVVDFLRRNIKHPIGEIMIISAKHDSIKRICDKKACRFVDENQVLPIAKEDFHYVGSWKGKRVDRSGWILQQLIKLSGDTLSKQTHYLTIDADTLLIRPHIFLEDNKTIFYYGSQKQKYLEEYYRTINKLLGGNVVPPISQSFITHYMCFERSKVAELKKTIESHTKKYWYNAVIESINKRKLITFSEFETYGVFVSQNYPGQLLLKPSLNIGKRRKEIHNVYKLNLPELAQKYRSISYHRHFR comes from the coding sequence GTGATCGAACAATCAAGGCCCATCTGGAGTAACATAAAACTCGATGTTTTAATCCCAGTTCATACTAAAGACTTAGTTACCCTTCCTTACGTAGTTGATTTTCTTAGACGCAACATTAAGCATCCTATAGGGGAAATCATGATCATTTCAGCCAAACATGATAGTATCAAAAGAATTTGTGATAAGAAGGCTTGTAGATTTGTTGATGAGAATCAGGTTTTACCTATTGCGAAAGAAGATTTTCATTACGTGGGATCCTGGAAAGGAAAAAGAGTAGATCGTTCAGGGTGGATTCTCCAACAACTTATAAAATTAAGCGGCGACACTTTAAGTAAACAAACCCACTACTTAACGATAGACGCCGATACCCTCCTAATCCGTCCTCACATTTTTCTAGAAGACAATAAAACCATCTTTTATTACGGGAGTCAGAAGCAAAAATACTTGGAAGAGTACTATAGGACCATTAATAAATTGCTAGGAGGAAACGTAGTCCCTCCGATCTCACAATCCTTCATTACTCACTATATGTGCTTTGAACGATCAAAGGTTGCTGAACTAAAAAAAACGATTGAAAGCCATACAAAAAAATATTGGTACAATGCTGTCATTGAAAGTATTAATAAAAGGAAACTCATTACCTTTTCAGAATTTGAAACTTACGGTGTTTTTGTTTCCCAAAATTACCCCGGACAACTTTTGTTAAAGCCATCATTAAACATTGGAAAAAGAAGAAAAGAAATACACAATGTCTACAAATTAAATTTACCAGAGCTAGCTCAAAAATATAGATCAATTTCTTATCACCGACATTTTAGATAA
- a CDS encoding enolase C-terminal domain-like protein: MDLSSILNSSARIEKVEWVLLPGERWREIGCNARKGWHGKVYMNEVARVTIEGITGFGWSRITKSQASHWIGKPVRHIFSSNGRINEEFRSLEYPLLDWLGKVTGKPVYDIISGEKLITQLQVPIYESTLYFDELHLSNQVEAIKFMQERALDGWNMGHRSFKIKVGRGARHMPLMEGINRDIAVINGIREAVGSSAHIMIDANNSYNLNITKQVLAETAHSNLTFIEEPFYEDPILLEDLHEWMNLHKIHVMIADGEGLTAAPALVDWAKKGLIDMIQYDIRFYGFNKLLELEDELKGTRVKQAPHNYGGPFGNYASAHIACYMDKFTFIEWDEVHVPGVCTSGYEIKEGKVLVPDLPGFGLVLDDPYFKKKVCDEGWAVR; this comes from the coding sequence GTGGATTTATCGTCTATTCTCAATTCAAGTGCACGGATAGAGAAAGTAGAATGGGTGTTGTTGCCTGGGGAACGATGGAGAGAAATAGGCTGTAATGCTAGAAAAGGTTGGCATGGAAAAGTATACATGAACGAAGTGGCAAGAGTGACAATCGAAGGTATCACTGGTTTTGGCTGGTCCAGGATAACGAAATCTCAAGCCAGTCATTGGATTGGTAAGCCTGTCCGCCACATTTTCAGCTCGAACGGCAGGATTAATGAAGAATTTAGATCGCTGGAGTATCCGTTACTAGACTGGCTAGGGAAGGTCACTGGTAAGCCGGTATACGATATTATTTCAGGTGAGAAATTAATTACGCAACTCCAAGTACCTATTTACGAATCGACATTGTACTTTGATGAACTTCATTTGTCCAATCAGGTTGAAGCTATAAAGTTTATGCAGGAGAGAGCGTTGGATGGTTGGAACATGGGGCATCGATCCTTCAAGATAAAGGTCGGTCGTGGAGCACGTCATATGCCGTTAATGGAAGGGATTAATAGGGATATCGCTGTTATTAATGGTATACGAGAAGCTGTCGGTTCTAGCGCTCATATTATGATTGATGCGAATAATAGTTATAATTTGAATATAACCAAGCAGGTACTTGCCGAGACCGCTCATTCTAACCTTACTTTTATTGAAGAGCCATTCTACGAAGATCCTATCTTACTTGAAGACCTACATGAGTGGATGAATCTGCATAAGATTCATGTCATGATAGCTGATGGGGAAGGGTTAACAGCAGCCCCGGCTCTCGTGGATTGGGCGAAGAAAGGGCTCATAGACATGATTCAGTATGATATACGATTTTACGGTTTTAACAAGCTGCTGGAATTGGAGGACGAATTAAAAGGAACGAGGGTGAAACAGGCGCCACATAATTACGGCGGACCATTCGGCAATTATGCGAGTGCCCATATTGCTTGCTATATGGATAAATTCACCTTTATAGAGTGGGATGAAGTCCATGTGCCCGGTGTGTGTACATCAGGCTATGAAATTAAAGAGGGGAAAGTTCTGGTTCCAGATCTACCAGGGTTTGGCTTGGTTCTCGATGATCCTTATTTTAAGAAAAAAGTGTGCGATGAAGGTTGGGCTGTTAGATGA